CAACGAGATATGCAGCCTGAAGCCGAACGAGGACAGGCTGGCGATGAGTGTTGAGATGGATTTGGACAAGCAGGGCAAGGTTCGTGCTTCAAAATCTTTTGAGAGCGTTATCCGCAGTAATGCGAGACTGACATACACGGAGGTTGGCTCGCTGCTTGAGCAGCATAGAAAAGGCTCTGATGACGCGCAGAATGCCCCCGGGTTCGCCCAATACCTGTATGAAATGGATGATGTGGCGCAGCTTCTGACGAAAGCCCGGAGGAGCCGCGGGAGCCTCGACTTCGACCTGCCTGACCCGGTAATCATACTCGACCTCCAGGGCAAGCCCGAGGACATCGTTCGCGAGGTGCGCAACCCCGCGCACAGGCTGATCGAGGAGTTTATGATTGCAGCGAACGAGGCGATCGCCTCATACCTCACCGTCAGCGGTTCCAGTTGTGCCTACAGGGTGCATGAGCCGCCGGACGACGAATCACTCATCGGACTTGCTCAGACGCTCAAGTCGGTCGGCACGAAGGTCTCTTTCGCCGGAGGGGACGTTTCGGATAAGTTCCAGCAGCTTATCGAGAAGGTTCGCGGCAAGCGGATAGAGCGCCTGGTCTCCTATCTCATACTGCGAGCACTCAAGATAGCGAAGTATTCGCCCGAGAATATCGGGCACTTCGGGCTTGCGTCTGACTGCTACGCCCACTTCACGTCGCCGATCAGGCGCTATCCCGATCTTATGATTCACAGGTTCCTCAAGCAGCAGCTGAAGGGCAAGTCCAAGGTCAAGGTCAAAATGACCAGCGAGACGCTGAAAGAGGCATCGCATCACTGTTCCGTCCGCGAGCGGGCCGCGATGGGCGCGGAGCGAAAGATAGTCAAGATGCGCCAGGCGCAGTTCATGGCGGACAGGGTAGGGGAGCGGTTCACGGGGATCATCTCGGGGCTAACTATGAAGGGCTTCTTTGTGGAGCTAGACCAGTTCTTCGTCGAGGGATTTGTGCCGTTAATATCCCTTTCGGACGACCGGTATTCGTTCAACGAGGAGAAGCAATGCATCATCGGGCTGAAAACCGGCAAACAGTTCAGAATGGGTGACGCAATAAAGGTTCGTGTCCGGTCGGTCCAGGTTCCCCTCGGGCGGATTGACTTAAAGTTGATTGACGCCGGCGCATAGGTTATATAGGCGGGAATGTCGCCCGTAGCCAAGATAGTATTCGTATTTTTCGCTGTTATCTTCAGCCTTAAATTGAAGTCGCCGCTCGGCGTTTCACTCTTCGCCGGCTCGATCGCTCTTGGCCTCTGGCTTGGGATGCCGCTGGGTGCCCTCGGGCGCAGCACGCTGGTGGGCATGTTCGACCTGCCGAATGTTATGCTCTTGCTGATCGTTCTGCTGATTGTGCTGTTTTCCGCTGTGCTCCAGGAGACTAAACAGCTGCGGAAGCTTGTGGCCGCGGTCAGAGAAGTTGTCCACAATCCACGATTGGCCGTCCCGATGATGACTGCGATCGTCGGGCTCCTGCCAATGCCCGGTGGGGCAAGGTTCTCCGCACCCCTCGTTGACGAGGCGTCGCAGGGCCTCGGAATTAGCAGAGTCCAGAGCGCGACCGTCAACTTCTGGTTCAGGCATATCTGGGAATACTGGTGGCCGTTCTATCCTTCCGTCATCCTCATGAGCGCGATAACGGGCTTCAGTATAGCCAAGATCATCGTCATCTTCCTCCCCGCGTCAGCCGTCATGGTGCTCGTCGGTTACTTCTTCTACCTCCGCTGGCTGCCGAAACGCACACGAGCACGTGAGACACCCAAATCCCACGGCTCAGTCCTCCAACTCCTCAGCATAAGCCGTGCGATCTTGACCGTTATCATCATCAACTTCGCACTTATGAGCTTACGAGGTGCGTTTGAATCGGCCGGAATCCATCTCCATAAGCTGCCTGCAAGGTCCCCCCTCGTCATCGCGCTCCTCGTCGGAATAACTGTCGCACTTTGGGGTTCCGGCCTAAAGACCCGAACGGTCGTCAAAATGGTCTTTAACAGACGGGTCTCAATGATGATGCTCACGGTTGCCTCGATCCTGATCTTCAGCCAAGTGCTCAAGGATGCGGGTGCCATAGCACAGATCACAGAGTCTCTAAGAGGGCAGGAGACCCCGGTGCTACTACTTGCATTTGCAGTCCCGTTCCTCGTGAGCTTTGTTACGGGGTTAGTTGTCGCCTACGTCGGGATAGGTCTGCCGATCCTGTATCCAGTTTTCGCATCTGCTCTCCCTCCAAATGAACTTGTGGCGTACGTATTCATGTTCTCCGTCGCCGGGTACATAGCCGTAATGCTTACCCCGGTGCACCTATGCCTCATACTCTCCAACGAGTACTTCGAGGTTAAATACCTTCAGGTCGCCAAGCTCTTGATTCTCCCGTGCATACTGTCAATGGCCGCCTATCTCGGCATATTCTTCCTGTACAGGATGTTGTGAATCGCCCGACCCAAATGCCCGCTCTGAAGGGCTGCCCCTGACAGATTCGGGACGGCTGACTGCGGCGTGTTCTCTCATACAAGGGTATTGGACTTCGTAAGTGTTCTGAAAGTGCCTATACCGTCGGGATTCAGCGATCCGTCCGACAGTTCTACGAAAACTCCTGAGAGAATGTTGACAAAACAACCCTAGCGGCCTAGCTTGAATTTACACGCATAATCGCGGCATCTCAGGATCATGAACGCTGCCAAACATTTTGATTGAAGGGGAACCAGCCATGCCGGAAGCTCGATCGAAGCTCGACACGATAGATTCCTACACATTTGGCTCGATACTCATCGATGGCCGTAGTTTCACGGCGGACGTCAAGCAATACAAAGAGGCGGCGGAGACCCTTTCGCATGTCGTGAATGCGGCGGTGGAGGTCGTTGTCGATGCCGTTCACAAAAATGGCGGCGCCCTCATCAAGTTCCTCGGCGATGCCGTCTTCGCCGTGTTCGATGACGTCCAGGTGAGAAGGAGCAACATACCTCTGGGTTGGTGATGGCAAGAGGGTGGCTTACGCAGATAAGAGACACTCTGTTCAGAAAAGCGTTGCGTGAGCAACTTCTTCCGCAGGATATCGGTGAACTGCCAGCTGAAGAGCTTGCTGAGATACTTGGGATGTCTGTCGAAGAAATCAGTGAGGCCATCCTGTTCGCTCAGGAGCCAGTGCCATTGCAGACCCGCGTGAACGGGTACGAAGAAACCTGCATCGAGGACCTGATTGAGGACAAGAAGATAATCTCCCCGGCCGACGCGTTCGATCGTCAGAACCTCAGGGAGATCACTCACCAGCTTCTGAGAGAGCATCTGACGCTGCGCGAGGAGATGATAATTATGCTCAGATTCGGCATCCAGGCCGGATACGAACACACCCCTGAGGAGGCTGGCGTCATGTTCAACGTCACGCGCCAATGCATCGACGGGATCGAGGCAAAGGCCCTCAGGAAGCTGCGGTATCCGCCGAGGCGCAAGTTGCTGGAGGAATTTCGTGAATATCCGGCTCACGCAGTTGAGGTGAGGACTGGGAGGCCGTCGAAGCGAGCAGGCGAGAGAATCCCGCCACAGCGGACAGCCGAGGATGAGATCCGCCAAATGAGCGAGGATGAGATCTTAAAGCTAGAGGCAGAGTCTGTGCAGATCGGACATAAACTGGCCAGCATCTTCGAACAGGCTGAAGGTCTCGCGGGCGGCGAGGCCAACGTCCCTTCCAAGAAGTGCCCGGAGGGTGAGATCGGCCTCGGTTCACGATACCAAGCGCTTCTGAAGCAGTTGTTGCGACGCAAATCATGGGATAGGAAGAGCTTTGAAAGCCTTGTGCGCCAACATGGTTTTATGGTATCAGATGCTATTGGGACGATAAACGAGTGGGCCGACCAGGCACTTGGAGATTTCCTGATAGAGGACGGGGAGCCGGTGGTCCTGAATCTTTCACTGTTGAGGAAAGCTCTCGATGAACAAACCCATTAAACAAAGGGAACGAAGCGCCATATTGCAGTCGCTCCGCGCGGGAGTGGTACCCAAGATAGGCCTTCAGCATATTCAGGTGGGGAGAAAGGACGAGGTCGAGGCCATCATTCGCGACCTAGATCTCATCGCCGAGGGCGGCTCTACGGTGCGACTCGTCATAGGCCGTTATGGGTCTGGCAAGAGTTTTCTGCTGAACCTCTCCAGAATACTGGCCCTGCACAAGAGGTTTGTCGTTGTTCAGGCGGATCTAACGACGGACCGCAGGCTGTACTCCAGGCAGGGACAGGCACGAGCCTTGTATGCGGAACTGATGCAGAACATGGCAGTTCTATCGAGACCGATGGGTGGGGCGATAGCAAGCGTTGTGGAGAGGTGGGTATCGGATGTCGATTTCCGGGTCAGGGAGTCCGGCGGAACTGAGGAAGATGTTGGCAAGGAGATACATAAGCGACTGAGGCCCTTGCAGGACTTGGTGAGCGGCTACGACTTCGCCAACGTTGCTATCAGGTACCTTCAGGGCTTTCACAGTCAGGACGACCTGTTAATGGCATACGCGCTTCGCTGGCTGCGCGCTCAATACACCACCAAGACCGAGGCAAGACAAGATTTAGGCGTCAGGTCGATCATTGACGATCGGAATATCTATGATTATTTGAAGCTCGTGGCGGCGTTCGTCCGCATGGCCGGATATGCCGGGCTTCTGGTAAACATAGATGAGATGGGGGTGCTCTCTCACCGGTTGAGCAATTCGCGGGCGAGAAATGGGAATTATGAGGTGCTTCTGAGAGTGGTCAACGACTGCAATCAGGGCAATGTAAGCGGGATCGGATTTCTCTTCGCTGGGACCGACTCATTCCTTGAGGACCGCCGTAGAGGGCTCTATAGCTATGAAGCGCTCGCCACGAGGCTTGCGGAGAACCCTTTTGCCGTGGAGGGACGGAAGGATTTCTCAGGGCCGGTCATCCGTATAGGGAACCTATCTCCCGAACACCTCTATGTTCTACTTCTTAACATCAGAAACGTCTTTGCCAGTGGCGATCCGAGCAAGCATCTCGTGCCCGACGAGGCGCTGAAGGAGTTCATGATTCATTGCTCAAAGAAACTGGGCTCTGATTATTACCTCACTCCTCGTGAGGCGGCCATGGAGTTCGTGGGCTTTCTGTCGATTCTTGACCAGAACCCAGAAATGGCTTGGAAGACCCTCCTGTCCAGAACCAAGACCACGTCAGGTGCTGACCAGAAAAGCCCCTCACGGGTTCCAGATGACGATCGAAACGGTGATCTCAAGGCATTC
This window of the bacterium genome carries:
- a CDS encoding tellurite resistance TerB C-terminal domain-containing protein is translated as MREQLLPQDIGELPAEELAEILGMSVEEISEAILFAQEPVPLQTRVNGYEETCIEDLIEDKKIISPADAFDRQNLREITHQLLREHLTLREEMIIMLRFGIQAGYEHTPEEAGVMFNVTRQCIDGIEAKALRKLRYPPRRKLLEEFREYPAHAVEVRTGRPSKRAGERIPPQRTAEDEIRQMSEDEILKLEAESVQIGHKLASIFEQAEGLAGGEANVPSKKCPEGEIGLGSRYQALLKQLLRRKSWDRKSFESLVRQHGFMVSDAIGTINEWADQALGDFLIEDGEPVVLNLSLLRKALDEQTH
- a CDS encoding DUF401 family protein, coding for MSPVAKIVFVFFAVIFSLKLKSPLGVSLFAGSIALGLWLGMPLGALGRSTLVGMFDLPNVMLLLIVLLIVLFSAVLQETKQLRKLVAAVREVVHNPRLAVPMMTAIVGLLPMPGGARFSAPLVDEASQGLGISRVQSATVNFWFRHIWEYWWPFYPSVILMSAITGFSIAKIIVIFLPASAVMVLVGYFFYLRWLPKRTRARETPKSHGSVLQLLSISRAILTVIIINFALMSLRGAFESAGIHLHKLPARSPLVIALLVGITVALWGSGLKTRTVVKMVFNRRVSMMMLTVASILIFSQVLKDAGAIAQITESLRGQETPVLLLAFAVPFLVSFVTGLVVAYVGIGLPILYPVFASALPPNELVAYVFMFSVAGYIAVMLTPVHLCLILSNEYFEVKYLQVAKLLILPCILSMAAYLGIFFLYRML
- the rnr gene encoding ribonuclease R, translated to MDRTERRILNILKRRGGQSLSLREIQQQLATGRERSAVLKQLAHLVSRGKVSKDADGKFCVTSVKQRLVGRFEPTNERFGFVIPLSPETNDIFVPAHRWGGAIDGDIVEVAFTKRRGGRTTGQIVRIVKRTRRELAGKVLKRREGMFLVPLSAKVFHEVVVVNNEAGPVEDGLVVNAVIDRIDDRSNRMDVSIVEVWGRPDDPEVLCRIVIARFNIPTVFSEESLSEASKVPRAITESDLRGRADLRSLVTFTIDGEQAKDFDDAVSIERRDGGFRLWIHIADVSHYVVEDSALDKDAYERGNSVYFPGSVIPMLPFELSNEICSLKPNEDRLAMSVEMDLDKQGKVRASKSFESVIRSNARLTYTEVGSLLEQHRKGSDDAQNAPGFAQYLYEMDDVAQLLTKARRSRGSLDFDLPDPVIILDLQGKPEDIVREVRNPAHRLIEEFMIAANEAIASYLTVSGSSCAYRVHEPPDDESLIGLAQTLKSVGTKVSFAGGDVSDKFQQLIEKVRGKRIERLVSYLILRALKIAKYSPENIGHFGLASDCYAHFTSPIRRYPDLMIHRFLKQQLKGKSKVKVKMTSETLKEASHHCSVRERAAMGAERKIVKMRQAQFMADRVGERFTGIISGLTMKGFFVELDQFFVEGFVPLISLSDDRYSFNEEKQCIIGLKTGKQFRMGDAIKVRVRSVQVPLGRIDLKLIDAGA
- a CDS encoding ATP-binding protein; protein product: MNKPIKQRERSAILQSLRAGVVPKIGLQHIQVGRKDEVEAIIRDLDLIAEGGSTVRLVIGRYGSGKSFLLNLSRILALHKRFVVVQADLTTDRRLYSRQGQARALYAELMQNMAVLSRPMGGAIASVVERWVSDVDFRVRESGGTEEDVGKEIHKRLRPLQDLVSGYDFANVAIRYLQGFHSQDDLLMAYALRWLRAQYTTKTEARQDLGVRSIIDDRNIYDYLKLVAAFVRMAGYAGLLVNIDEMGVLSHRLSNSRARNGNYEVLLRVVNDCNQGNVSGIGFLFAGTDSFLEDRRRGLYSYEALATRLAENPFAVEGRKDFSGPVIRIGNLSPEHLYVLLLNIRNVFASGDPSKHLVPDEALKEFMIHCSKKLGSDYYLTPREAAMEFVGFLSILDQNPEMAWKTLLSRTKTTSGADQKSPSRVPDDDRNGDLKAFKL